A single Phoenix dactylifera cultivar Barhee BC4 chromosome 1, palm_55x_up_171113_PBpolish2nd_filt_p, whole genome shotgun sequence DNA region contains:
- the LOC120112139 gene encoding uncharacterized protein LOC120112139 has product MASAAFKSGTKRSTIGGAAEDAGSSNRRGGGHRQSRSLSRYSGRFPRPPPPESEEFLSPRARFVNRAGFPEISLDDLAYEFFGSKGEEDEEMRPAVVRSGKRGGCVGYGAETDSFRRRGRSVSRHPSRTAEERKGILENSGGSKGVSESRYRRKRSVSAARHRYSDSEGHSSALTDDEARNSHRRRSATEKTIEAVYAQRKKEHLIEDGKETRLYEIMRKEVRHAVDEIRMEVEKMIAKTEPSTMFNGEYNLSNGSNDSQAIAEIRRNYPTKLEQSEKRTLDLLAELSVKEQCDQELTSAVRELLPVSKQTSVLKSPSWSRRLSNDRTRTSKYLTEEAGRYIEDFLLNVEDTDISSYDGERSETSSTIGGSAKIRDFIMHNTLAETHEILTGDASVPVETDGVVLPWLHWETSNDGSPTSSQGKIFSVVPGNKLSPELKEANGACDDTNYLRSSLGSWSPEVNSSCSVVLGDFAGSSISGVGSLHSSCFVTRPKEYLFDLDDYVQLQIGEDHLFERFRQKQRIDSGSLILCGRTFI; this is encoded by the exons ATGGCTTCGGCAGCCTTCAAATCCGGCACCAAGAGGTCCACGATCGGCGGCGCCGCGGAGGACGCCGGCTCCTCCAACCGCCGCGGCGGCGGCCACCGCCAGTCGAGGAGCCTCAGCCGCTACTCCGGCCGGTTCCCACGGCCTCCGCCGCCTGAATCCGAAGAGTTCCTGTCGCCGAGGGCTAGGTTCGTGAATAGGGCGGGCTTCCCTGAGATTAGCCTAGATGATCTCGCCTACGAGTTCTTTGGATCCAAAGGGGAGGAGGACGAGGAAATGAGGCCGGCGGTTGTCCGGTCCGGCAAACGGGGTGGTTGCGTTGGCTACGGGGCAGAGACGGACTCATTCCGCCGGCGGGGGAGGTCGGTGTCGAGGCACCCCAGCCGAACGGCAGAGGAAAGAAAGGGCATTTTGGAAAACAGTGGTGGGAGCAAGGGCGTTTCTGAGAGCAGATATAGGAGGAAGCGCTCCGTGTCAGCTGCACGTCATCGGTACAGCGACTCCGAG GGCCATTCATCTGCACTAACTGATGATGAAGCACGGAATAGTCATAGACGTAGAAGTGCAACTGAGAAGACCATAGAAGCAGTTTATGCCCAGAGAAAG AAAGAACACCTTATTGAGGATGGTAAGGAGACTAGATTGTATGAAATCATGCGTAAAGAAGTAAGGCATGCAGTTGATGAAATCAGAATGGAGGTTGAAAAG ATGATAGCGAAAACAGAGCCCTCAACCATGTTTAATGGTGAATATAATCTGTCAAATGGCTCAAATGATTCTCAAGCTATTGCTGAGATCAGAAGAAATTACCCAACCAAACTGGAGCAG TCAGAGAAACGTACCTTGGACTTGTTGGCTGAATTATCAGTTAAGGAGCAATGTGATCAGGAGCTCACTAGCGCTGTTAGAGAGTTACTTCCTGTTTCAAAACAAACATCTGTACTGAAGAGTCCATCATGGTCCAGAAGA CTGAGCAATGACAGAACTAGGACAtccaaatatttgactgaagagGCAGGGAGATATATCGAGGATTTTCTATTAAACGTTGAAGACACAGATATTTCATCCTATGATGGAGAAAGAAGCGAAACAAGTTCTACTATTGGAGGGAGCGCAAAGATCAGAGATTTCATTATGCATAATACTCTAGCAGAAACTCATGAAATTTTGACAGGAGATGCTTCCGTGCCTGTTGAAACAGACGGGGTTGTACTTCCTTGGCTGCATTGGGAAACTAGTAATGATGGTTCACCAACATCAAGCCAAGGCAAGATCTTCTCAGTGGTTCCAGGAAATAAGCTGTCTCCTGAACTAAAG GAAGCAAATGGTGCATGCGATGACACTAATTATTTAAGAAGCAGTCTTGGTAGCTGGAGTCCTGAAGTTAATAGCAGCTGCTCGGTTGTTCTTGGAGACTTTGCAGGCAGCAGCATATCTGGAGTAGGAAGCCTTCATAGTAGCTGCTTTGTTACCAGACCAAAAGAATATTTATTTGACTTGGATGACTATGTACAACTTCAAATTGGCGAAGATCACCTCTTTGAGAGGTTTAGGCAGAAACAGAGAATAGACTCGGGCAGTTTAATACTATGTGGAAGAACTTTCATTTAG
- the LOC103718478 gene encoding uncharacterized protein LOC103718478 encodes MDEPSPPEAPRDLPIAEEFQDPTEPNTRTLTIKIAGSSADNGEKSAPISPSISISPHLNSPSPPSSAFVSALQSPYISPRALEPPPESNITPSATLPSPTSYSGSHSDDIPSTSYTPPSERYDFPIDPSDQKPKFSDAARISFSFPVPRISITKGGPVSPSSNTKLRSCDVYIGFHGQNLNLIRFCKWLKAELELQGIASFVADRAKYSDTQSHEIADRIICAATFGVVVVTPSTFLNALSVEEIRFFAQKKNLIPLLFDTELSEIGRLFDGRSEDKECREAFEGMTRSNEFKLESNDSNWRSCVSKTVTILQSKLGRNSIAEKETEGFEELPFPRNRHFVGREKELTEIEAAFFGCSDVHEMECPKPVLASRGFSDGFADEESDTVRTNGRYISLEMRKCKEPTLEAWIDPAIETTSKGSRLQKQRSKHKKSRSGGCKGHGNASVVCINGISGIGKTELALEFAHRYSQRYRMVLWVGGEARYFRQNILNLSMNLGLDVSAEAEKERARIRSFDEQEFDAFQRLKRELFRDVPYLLVIDNLETEKEWWEGKDLHDFIPRNTGATHVIVTTRLAKVMVFEPMQLPPLSLADSMLLIRGRRKKDYPAEELEVLRKFDERLGRLSFGLWVIGSLLSELAISPSALFEAIERISIGENFFCSGSTDDGSCRNNPYLMKVLVFCFAILDRDKGRSLASRMVLAGAWIAPAPVSSNLLAAAAHKLPAKENGLHQWGKGLAMALGCYTSCCLAHHSRKNEVESALALVKLGLAKRTLRHPGCWIQFHPITQMFAKRRGGLPPAKATVEGVRKASNAMLNSDHLWASAFLVFGFKSEPPIVQLKAVDMVLFIKKAALPLAIRSFMTFSRCNSALELLKVCTNVLEEVEKSFVSQIQDWQHGSLCWKKQLHSNQRVDEYAWQDVTLLKATLLETRAKLLLRGGHFDSGEELCRTCISIRTVMLGHNHAQTLAAQETLAKSVRYRSKI; translated from the coding sequence ATGGATGAGCCATCTCCACCTGAAGCTCCTCGGGACCTTCCCATTGCTGAAGAGTTCCAGGATCCCACAGAACCAAACACAAGGACATTGACCATCAAAATAGCAGGATCCTCGGCCGATAATGGCGAGAAGTCTGCTCCCATCTCTCCTTCCATTTCAATCTCTCCGCACTTGAACTCCCCCTCCCCACCTTCCTCTGCATTTGTTTCGGCATTACAATCGCCTTATATATCTCCAAGGGCCTTGGAACCGCCACCAGAGAGCAACATCACTCCATCAGCGACACTCCCATCTCCAACCTCTTACTCTGGTTCTCATTCTGATGACATCCCAAGCACTTCCTACACTCCCCCATCAGAGAGATATGATTTCCCCATCGACCCGAGTGATCAGAAGCCGAAGTTCTCCGATGCGGCCCGAATCTCATTCTCCTTCCCTGTCCCCCGAATCTCTATCACCAAAGGCGGCCCTGTCTCCCCTTCCTCCAATACGAAGCTCCGCAGCTGTGATGTCTACATTGGATTCCATGGGCAAAACCTTAATCTCATTCGCTTCTGTAAGTGGCTCAAGGCTGAGCTTGAGCTCCAAGGAATAGCCTCCTTCGTTGCTGATCGAGCGAAGTACTCGGATACGCAGAGCCATGAGATTGCCGATCGAATCATATGCGCGGCGACCTTCGGCGTTGTTGTCGTGACTCCGTCAACCTTTCTTAATGCTCTCAGCGTAGAGGAGATCAGATTCTTTGCTCAGAAGAAAAATCTCATCCCTCTTTTGTTTGATACCGAGCTTTCGGAGATCGGGCGTCTTTTCGATGGGAGGTCAGAGGATAAGGAATGCAGGGAGGCCTTTGAGGGGATGACCAGGAGCAACGAGTTTAAGCTTGAATCAAATGACAGCAACTGGAGGAGTTGTGTATCGAAAACCGTCACCATCTTGCAATCAAAGCTTGGAAGGAATAGCATCGCCGAGAAGGAGACTGAAGGTTTTGAGGAATTACCGTTTCCTCGAAACAGACATTTTGttgggagggagaaggagctgACAGAGATCGAAGCTGCCTTCTTTGGATGCAGCGATGTCCATGAAATGGAGTGTCCAAAGCCTGTGCTGGCTAGCCGTGGATTTTCCGATGGATTTGCTGATGAGGAGAGTGATACAGTGAGAACAAATGGGAGATACATCAGCTTGGAAATGAGAAAGTGCAAAGAGCCTACTTTGGAGGCTTGGATCGATCCGGCGATCGAGACGACAAGCAAAGGAAGCCGGCTGCAGAAGCAGAGATCAAAACACAAGAAATCAAGAAGCGGGGGCTGCAAGGGTCATGGTAATGCGAGCGTAGTATGTATAAATGGGATATCGGGAATCGGCAAAACAGAGCTTGCACTGGAATTTGCTCACAGATACTCTCAGAGATACAGGATGGTATTGTGGGTTGGCGGAGAGGCAAGGTATTTCAGGCAGAATATACTGAATCTATCGATGAATCTGGGACTGGATGTCAGCGCCGAAGCTGAGAAGGAAAGAGCGAGGATAAGGAGCTTCGATGAGCAAGAGTTCGACGCATTCCAGAGGTTGAAGAGGGAGCTGTTCAGAGATGTGCCTTACTTGCTGGTCATCGACAATCTTGAGACGGAGAAGGAATGGTGGGAAGGAAAGGACCTACATGATTTCATTCCAAGGAACACCGGAGCTACCCATGTCATCGTGACGACCCGGCTCGCGAAGGTGATGGTCTTCGAGCCCATGCAACTCCCACCTCTCTCTTTGGCCGACTCGATGCTGCTGATCAGAGGAAGACGGAAGAAGGACTACCCTGCTGAGGAACTGGAAGTGCTAAGAAAATTTGATGAGAGATTAGGAAGATTAAGCTTCGGGTTGTGGGTGATTGGATCGCTGCTATCCGAGCTAGCGATCTCTCCATCTGCGCTTTTCGAAGCCATCGAGAGAATCTCCATCGGCGAGAACTTCTTTTGTTCGGGTTCTACTGATGATGGATCCTGCAGGAATAATCCATACCTGATGAAGGTCTTGGTGTTCTGCTTTGCCATTTTGGATAGAGATAAAGGAAGAAGTCTTGCATCACGAATGGTTCTTGCCGGTGCTTGGATTGCTCCTGCCCCCGTCTCCTCAAATCTATTGGCTGCTGCAGCTCATAAGCTGCCTGCAAAAGAGAATGGCCTTCATCAATGGGGAAAAGGTCTTGCCATGGCCTTGGGCTGCTACACCAGCTGCTGTTTAGCTCACCATTCTCGAAAGAACGAGGTGGAATCTGCTCTCGCGCTGGTTAAACTTGGCCTGGCAAAGAGAACCTTGAGGCACCCGGGTTGCTGGATCCAATTCCACCCGATCACGCAAATGTTCGCAAAGAGGAGAGGTGGGCTGCCGCCGGCCAAGGCCACGGTTGAGGGCGTGAGGAAGGCGAGCAATGCCATGCTGAACTCTGATCACCTCTGGGCTTCTGCATTCCTTGTCTTTGGGTTCAAGTCAGAACCCCCCATTGTCCAGCTGAAGGCAGTGGACATGGTCCTCTTCATCAAGAAAGCAGCTCTTCCCTTGGCGATCCGATCGTTCATGACCTTCTCGAGGTGCAACTCGGCTCTGGAGCTGCTGAAGGTATGCACGAATGTGCTCGAGGAGGTGGAGAAATCATTTGTGTCCCAGATACAAGATTGGCAGCATGGCTCGCTATGCTGGAAGAAGCAGCTGCATTCGAACCAGAGGGTGGATGAGTATGCATGGCAAGATGTGACACTGCTCAAGGCCACATTGCTGGAGACCAGAGCTAAGCTGTTGCTTAGAGGAGGGCATTTTGACAGTGGGGAGGAACTCTGCAGGACTTGCATTAGCATTAGAACTGTGATGCTTGGGCATAATCATGCCCAAACACTGGCTGCTCAAGAAACACTAGCAAAGTCGGTTAGATATAGAAGCAAGATATGA